In Halostella salina, a single window of DNA contains:
- the pstB gene encoding phosphate ABC transporter ATP-binding protein PstB, which yields MSQEQSTNADPDSDDDAIISPSPGSEAVGTDGRTDAAQNTRTVIESRDLSVFYGDERALQDIDIDIPAEQVTAIIGPSGCGKSTFLRCINRMNDLVDSARIEGDLLFEGKNVYDDDVDPVVLRRRIGMVFQAPNPFPKSIYDNVAYGLRLQDDTDNLDERVETALRRAALWGEVKDRLDESALDLSGGQQQRLCIARAIAPDPDVLLMDEPASALDPVATSQIEDLIDELAEEYTVVIVTHNMQQAARISDKTAVFLTGGELVEFDDTNKVFENPEHQRVEDYITGKFG from the coding sequence ATGTCACAGGAACAATCAACGAACGCCGACCCCGACTCCGACGACGACGCGATCATCTCGCCGAGTCCCGGGTCCGAGGCGGTCGGCACCGATGGGCGAACCGACGCGGCACAGAACACCCGAACGGTCATCGAATCGCGCGACTTGAGCGTCTTCTACGGCGACGAGCGGGCGCTTCAGGACATCGACATCGACATCCCGGCCGAGCAGGTGACGGCGATCATCGGCCCCTCTGGCTGCGGGAAGTCGACGTTCCTGCGGTGTATCAACCGCATGAACGACCTCGTCGACTCGGCCCGGATCGAGGGCGACCTGCTGTTCGAGGGGAAGAACGTGTACGACGACGACGTCGACCCCGTCGTCCTCCGGCGGCGGATCGGGATGGTGTTTCAGGCACCGAACCCGTTCCCCAAGAGCATCTACGACAACGTCGCCTACGGCCTCCGGCTGCAGGACGACACCGACAACCTCGACGAGCGCGTCGAGACCGCGCTCAGGCGGGCGGCGCTGTGGGGCGAGGTCAAGGACCGACTCGACGAGAGCGCGCTGGACCTCTCGGGCGGCCAGCAACAGCGCCTCTGCATCGCGCGGGCCATCGCGCCCGACCCGGACGTGCTCCTGATGGACGAGCCGGCGAGCGCGCTGGACCCCGTCGCCACCTCCCAGATCGAGGACCTCATCGACGAACTGGCCGAGGAGTACACCGTCGTCATCGTCACGCACAACATGCAGCAGGCGGCCCGCATCTCCGACAAGACGGCCGTGTTCCTCACCGGCGGCGAACTCGTCGAGTTCGACGACACGAACAAAGTGTTCGAGAACCCGGAACACCAGCGCGTCGAAGACTACATCACGGGGAAGTTCGGATAG
- the pstA gene encoding phosphate ABC transporter permease PstA translates to MAAERDDASWFGSSNTTGYWKGRLFEFGCLAATLFGILMVLALLAYVFIDAFALFEPQPAWLDIGFLTSAHSRFPERAGIFPALVGSVMMMLVIALSAFPVGVGAAIYLEEYAPDNRITSLIEVNIGNLAGVPSVVYGLLGLAVFVRFGGLGSGTVVVGGFTVGLLILPIVIISAQEAIRGVPDSMRQASYGMGATRWQTVRRVVLPEALPGILTGTILALGRAIGETAPLIMVGVATTVFSPPSGFFDRFSAMPMQIYSWVEYPSEAFQYGVMAAGVVTLLVILLAMNASAILIRNRYERR, encoded by the coding sequence ATGGCCGCCGAACGCGACGACGCGAGCTGGTTCGGTTCCTCGAACACGACCGGCTACTGGAAGGGGCGGCTGTTCGAGTTCGGCTGTCTCGCCGCGACGCTGTTCGGGATCCTGATGGTCCTCGCGCTGCTGGCGTACGTGTTCATCGACGCGTTCGCGCTGTTCGAACCCCAACCGGCGTGGCTCGACATCGGCTTCCTCACGAGCGCCCACTCGCGGTTCCCGGAGCGGGCGGGCATCTTCCCCGCGCTGGTCGGGTCGGTGATGATGATGCTCGTGATCGCGCTGTCGGCGTTCCCCGTCGGCGTCGGCGCGGCCATCTACCTGGAGGAGTACGCGCCGGACAACCGGATCACGTCGCTCATCGAGGTGAACATCGGAAACCTCGCCGGCGTTCCCTCCGTCGTGTACGGACTGCTCGGCCTGGCGGTGTTCGTCCGCTTCGGCGGGCTGGGCAGCGGGACGGTCGTCGTCGGCGGGTTCACCGTCGGCCTGCTCATCCTCCCCATCGTCATCATCTCGGCGCAGGAGGCGATCCGCGGCGTGCCCGATTCGATGCGGCAGGCGTCCTACGGGATGGGCGCGACGCGCTGGCAGACGGTCCGGCGGGTCGTCCTCCCCGAGGCGCTGCCGGGCATCCTCACCGGCACGATCCTCGCGCTCGGCCGGGCGATCGGGGAGACGGCACCGCTGATCATGGTCGGCGTCGCGACGACCGTGTTCAGCCCGCCGAGCGGCTTCTTCGACAGGTTCAGCGCAATGCCGATGCAGATCTACTCGTGGGTCGAGTACCCCTCCGAGGCGTTCCAGTACGGCGTAATGGCGGCCGGCGTCGTCACCCTGCTGGTGATCCTGCTGGCGATGAACGCGAGCGCGATACTCATCCGGAACCGATACGAGCGGCGATAA
- the phoU gene encoding phosphate signaling complex protein PhoU, with amino-acid sequence MARKNYQEQLDELEEDVLYMSEVVLERLRKSLDALEQKDEDMAWEVIDGDDEINRMYLNLEQDCIDLLALQQPVASDLRFIAATFKIITDLERVGDLATNIGEYTLDANQDVFPEVDVQEIGTVTMDMLEESMDAYASEDTELCREIAAADDDLDALCERASETVVRDLIERELDSVEDGDVERLLQDVSRLLLTIRDLERVGDHAVNICARTLYMVENDDELIY; translated from the coding sequence ATGGCCCGGAAGAACTATCAGGAGCAACTCGACGAGCTGGAAGAGGACGTCCTCTACATGAGCGAGGTCGTCCTCGAACGCCTGCGCAAGTCCCTCGACGCCCTCGAACAGAAGGACGAGGACATGGCCTGGGAGGTCATCGACGGCGACGACGAAATAAACCGGATGTACCTGAACCTTGAGCAGGACTGCATCGACCTGCTCGCGCTCCAGCAGCCGGTCGCCAGCGACCTCCGCTTCATCGCCGCGACGTTCAAGATCATCACCGACCTCGAACGCGTCGGCGACCTGGCGACCAACATCGGCGAGTACACGCTCGACGCGAACCAGGACGTGTTCCCCGAGGTCGACGTCCAGGAGATCGGGACCGTCACGATGGACATGCTGGAGGAGTCGATGGACGCCTACGCCAGCGAGGACACCGAGCTGTGCCGAGAGATCGCGGCTGCCGACGACGACCTCGACGCGCTCTGTGAGCGGGCCAGCGAGACGGTCGTCCGCGACCTGATCGAGCGCGAACTCGACTCCGTCGAGGACGGCGACGTCGAGCGCCTCCTGCAGGACGTGTCGCGGCTGCTGCTCACCATCCGCGACCTCGAACGCGTCGGGGACCACGCGGTCAACATCTGCGCCCGGACGCTGTACATGGTCGAGAACGACGACGAACTGATCTACTGA